A region of Brevundimonas sp. NIBR10 DNA encodes the following proteins:
- a CDS encoding type II toxin-antitoxin system VapB family antitoxin, protein MLNIKNPETHRLAKELAARRGESLTGVVTYALREQLAREPEPVKKKATMEELLALVDEIRKAAPPEFFETEDPTAEFYDPETGLPI, encoded by the coding sequence ATGCTGAACATCAAGAACCCCGAGACCCACAGGCTGGCCAAGGAACTGGCGGCCCGACGCGGCGAAAGCCTGACGGGTGTAGTGACTTACGCCCTGCGCGAGCAGTTGGCGCGCGAGCCGGAGCCGGTAAAGAAGAAGGCGACGATGGAAGAGTTGTTGGCCCTCGTGGATGAAATTCGGAAAGCGGCACCCCCCGAGTTCTTCGAGACGGAAGACCCCACTGCGGAATTCTACGACCCCGAAACGGGCTTGCCGATTTGA
- a CDS encoding aldo/keto reductase has translation MKTRRLGPNGPEVSAIGLGCMGMASFYGTPSDEAQATAVIHRALDLGITLFDTAEMYGPHTNEIQVGKALADRRDRAFVATKFGIGYNADRTALKVDGSPANARRSIEGSLTRLGMDHVDLYYLHRVDADTPIEETVGAMAELVTEGKVRFLGLSEAAPDTIRRAHATHPITALQTEYSLWSREPEGDILTTVRELGIGFVPYSPLGRGFLSGEIRSIDDLEEGDFRRSNPRFMGENFQKNLDLVEAVKAIAHDRGITAAQLALAWVLAQGDDLVPIPGTRRIATLEDNAAAADVVLTPEDLAEIEAVFPRDAASGHRYAEAARSALNR, from the coding sequence ATGAAGACCCGTCGTCTCGGACCGAATGGTCCCGAAGTGTCTGCCATCGGCCTGGGCTGCATGGGAATGGCGTCCTTCTACGGGACCCCGTCGGACGAGGCGCAGGCGACGGCCGTGATTCACCGCGCTCTGGACCTGGGCATTACCCTGTTCGACACGGCCGAGATGTACGGCCCCCACACCAATGAAATCCAGGTCGGCAAGGCGCTGGCTGACCGACGCGACAGGGCCTTCGTCGCGACGAAATTCGGCATCGGTTACAACGCCGATCGCACGGCGCTGAAGGTGGACGGCTCGCCCGCCAACGCCCGCCGATCGATCGAAGGCAGCCTGACCCGCCTCGGCATGGATCATGTCGATCTCTACTATCTGCACCGCGTCGATGCCGACACGCCGATCGAGGAGACGGTCGGGGCGATGGCCGAGCTGGTCACCGAGGGCAAGGTCCGGTTCCTGGGCCTGTCGGAGGCCGCGCCCGACACCATCCGCCGGGCCCACGCCACCCATCCGATCACGGCGCTTCAGACCGAATACTCCCTGTGGAGCCGCGAGCCCGAGGGCGACATCCTGACGACGGTGCGTGAACTCGGTATCGGCTTCGTCCCCTACAGCCCGCTGGGCCGTGGCTTCCTGTCGGGTGAGATCCGGTCGATCGATGACCTGGAAGAGGGCGACTTCCGCCGTTCCAACCCCCGCTTCATGGGCGAGAATTTCCAGAAGAACCTCGACCTCGTCGAGGCGGTCAAGGCCATCGCCCACGACCGGGGCATCACGGCGGCGCAACTGGCCCTGGCGTGGGTGCTGGCGCAAGGTGACGACCTGGTCCCCATCCCGGGTACCCGGCGGATCGCGACGCTGGAGGACAATGCGGCGGCGGCAGACGTCGTCCTGACGCCCGAAGACCTGGCCGAGATCGAAGCGGTCTTCCCCCGCGATGCGGCATCGGGTCATCGCTATGCCGAGGCGGCGCGTTCAGCGCTTAACCGCTGA
- a CDS encoding aminopeptidase P family protein produces the protein MRQTFDETTDPSFGAKHLPLVRARLLEQGLDGLLVPHEDEHQNEYLPEANDRLAWLTGFTGSAGAAVVMTDRAAVFADGRYTVQVRAQVDADQFEILDLVEGGVPAYLERAPKGAVIGYDARLHSPDALETLERAVAKAGAALRPVDVNPLDAAWAEARPAQPQAPIVPHEDRYSGESHSSKRERIGRAVAEVGADAAVLTAAPSIAWLFNVRGGDVIRSPLPMGQAILNADGTADLFVDPAKVTNELPGWLGDAVTLKPSEALEAALDALAGKTVLIDPVQSSAWYFDRLERAGARIVRAMDPCAVPRAAKNPVEIEGTRRAHIRDGAALTRFLHWVDTVAQDTLPSEREIVGVLEGFREATGALKDLSFDTIAGAGPNGALPHYKPVGDKIRRIEKGSLLLVDGGGQYLDGTTDVTRTVAIGEPTADQRRMFTLVLKGHIAMATIRFPAGTTGHQLDAIARQPMWMAGLDYDHGTGHGVGSYLGVHEGPQRIAKAVNTQPLLTGMILSNEPGYYREGHWGIRIETLQVVTAPEPIPSGERPMHGFEQLTFAPLDRKLIDVEMLTTAERAYVDAYHAEALAKVGPLLAEGMQADAAALAWLKAACAPL, from the coding sequence ATGCGCCAGACCTTCGACGAAACCACCGATCCGTCCTTTGGGGCGAAACACCTCCCGCTCGTGCGCGCGCGATTGCTGGAGCAGGGGCTGGACGGCCTGCTGGTCCCGCATGAGGACGAGCATCAGAACGAATATCTGCCCGAGGCCAACGACCGTCTGGCTTGGCTGACGGGGTTCACCGGCTCGGCGGGGGCCGCCGTGGTGATGACGGATCGGGCGGCGGTGTTCGCGGACGGTCGCTATACCGTTCAGGTGCGTGCGCAGGTCGATGCGGATCAGTTCGAGATCCTCGACCTCGTCGAGGGCGGGGTGCCGGCCTATCTGGAGCGGGCGCCCAAGGGGGCGGTGATCGGTTATGACGCCCGGCTGCATAGCCCGGATGCGCTGGAGACCCTGGAGCGCGCGGTCGCGAAGGCCGGCGCGGCGCTGAGGCCGGTCGATGTCAATCCCCTGGACGCCGCCTGGGCCGAGGCCCGTCCGGCCCAGCCGCAGGCCCCGATCGTGCCGCACGAGGACCGATACTCAGGCGAAAGCCATTCCTCCAAGCGCGAACGGATCGGCCGCGCCGTGGCCGAGGTCGGAGCGGACGCGGCGGTCCTGACCGCAGCGCCGTCGATTGCCTGGCTGTTCAACGTCAGGGGCGGGGACGTGATCCGTTCGCCCCTGCCCATGGGTCAGGCCATCCTAAACGCCGATGGAACCGCGGACCTGTTCGTCGATCCCGCCAAGGTGACCAATGAGTTGCCCGGCTGGCTGGGGGACGCCGTCACCCTGAAGCCGAGCGAGGCTCTGGAAGCGGCGCTGGACGCGCTGGCGGGCAAGACGGTGCTGATCGATCCGGTCCAATCCTCTGCCTGGTATTTCGACCGGCTGGAAAGGGCGGGGGCCAGGATCGTGCGCGCCATGGACCCGTGCGCCGTGCCGCGCGCGGCCAAGAACCCCGTCGAGATCGAGGGGACGCGTCGGGCCCACATCCGTGACGGTGCCGCCCTGACCCGGTTCCTGCACTGGGTCGATACGGTGGCGCAGGACACCCTGCCCAGCGAGCGCGAGATCGTCGGCGTGCTGGAGGGTTTCCGCGAGGCCACGGGGGCTCTGAAGGACCTGTCTTTCGACACCATCGCCGGGGCCGGGCCCAACGGCGCCCTGCCGCACTACAAGCCCGTGGGCGACAAAATCCGGCGGATCGAGAAGGGGTCGCTCCTGCTGGTCGACGGCGGCGGTCAGTATCTGGACGGCACCACCGACGTGACCCGGACCGTGGCGATCGGCGAGCCGACCGCCGACCAGCGGCGGATGTTCACCCTGGTCCTCAAGGGCCATATCGCCATGGCGACGATCCGCTTCCCGGCGGGGACGACGGGGCATCAGCTGGACGCCATCGCGCGCCAGCCGATGTGGATGGCCGGGCTCGATTACGACCATGGCACGGGCCACGGCGTCGGGTCCTACCTCGGCGTCCACGAAGGGCCGCAGCGGATCGCCAAGGCGGTCAACACCCAGCCGCTGCTGACCGGGATGATCCTGTCCAACGAGCCGGGCTACTATCGCGAAGGGCACTGGGGCATCCGGATCGAGACGCTGCAGGTCGTCACGGCGCCCGAGCCCATACCGAGCGGCGAGCGGCCGATGCATGGGTTCGAGCAACTGACGTTCGCGCCGCTGGACCGCAAACTGATCGACGTCGAGATGCTGACGACGGCCGAGCGGGCCTATGTCGACGCCTACCATGCCGAAGCCCTGGCCAAGGTCGGGCCGCTGCTGGCAGAGGGGATGCAGGCGGATGCGGCGGCATTGGCGTGGCTGAAAGCGGCCTGCGCGCCGCTTTGA
- a CDS encoding type II toxin-antitoxin system VapC family toxin, with the protein MIVDTSALVAIINSEPEAERFLSILIREPRVRLSAVTYFEFGMVVDNWRDEPTSLKVDRLLSGVEAEIVEVDADTARLARAAYRRFGKKNHPAKLNFGDCFAYALAKQTGEPLLFKGDDFAQTDIVSAV; encoded by the coding sequence TTGATCGTCGACACGTCCGCGCTGGTCGCGATTATCAATTCCGAGCCCGAAGCCGAGCGGTTCCTGTCCATCCTGATCCGCGAGCCAAGGGTACGCTTGTCGGCTGTGACCTATTTCGAGTTCGGCATGGTGGTCGACAACTGGCGGGACGAACCCACATCGTTGAAGGTTGATCGATTGTTGTCGGGGGTCGAAGCCGAGATCGTGGAGGTGGATGCCGATACAGCCCGGCTTGCCCGCGCCGCCTACAGGCGGTTCGGCAAGAAGAACCATCCGGCAAAGCTGAACTTCGGCGACTGCTTCGCCTACGCCCTCGCCAAACAGACCGGTGAGCCCCTGCTGTTCAAGGGTGATGACTTCGCACAGACGGATATCGTTTCGGCGGTCTGA